The genome window TTCGGAATCGGGATCATCGTTCCGCGGTGGCTCTATGTACTGGCTGCGGCAACCCCTTATCGTTTCGGAGTGCCGAACATCGTCGACGAGACGCTCGATGAGTTCGACTTCTCTCAGGTTCGGCCGGGTGACGTCGTCGGTATTGGAATCCACACTCTGAACGCCCTGCGCGGTTATGAGCTGGGAAGAAAGGCTCGAGAGCGCGGCGCTCGAGTCGTCTTCGGCGGTTCCCACGCGACCCTCTACCCCGAAGAGGCATTCGAGCACGGGAGCGCGACGTCGGTAGTCAAGGGCGACGGAGATCTGATTTGGAGCCAGGTGCTCGCCGAGATGGAGGCGGGCTCGCCGGGCCACATCTACGAGGGCGGGCGGATCGAAGGCGACGATTTCCTGCCGGCGCGATGGGACATGTTGCCCGCCGATCGCTACATGATCGGATCGGTTCAAACCGTGCGGGGCTGCCCGAAGCATTGCTCGTTCTGTTCCGTCTGGCGGACCGATGGGCAGCGGCCACGCCAGCGCATGTCGGACGTCGTGGTGCAGGAGATCGTGGAGCTCCGGCGGAAAGGGTTTCGCTTCATCCTTCTTGCCGACGACAACTTCTATCCGGTCACCCAGAAGGACATCGAGCTCGAGGAGCGCAGGAACGGGGCACGGCTTCCCGAGCTTCGCGCCATTCGCGCGGAGCGCTTCGAGCTGTTGAACCGACTGGCGGAGCTCCCCCACGACATGGTGTTCTTCACTCAGATCACCATGGAGGCCGCGGAGGATCTGGAGTATCTGAAGGCGATGAAGCGGGCCAATGTGAAAGGCGCGCTCGTGGGGGTCGAGTCGGTCACCGAGGA of Vicinamibacteria bacterium contains these proteins:
- a CDS encoding radical SAM protein, with amino-acid sequence MRVHLVNPNDLTFGIGIIVPRWLYVLAAATPYRFGVPNIVDETLDEFDFSQVRPGDVVGIGIHTLNALRGYELGRKARERGARVVFGGSHATLYPEEAFEHGSATSVVKGDGDLIWSQVLAEMEAGSPGHIYEGGRIEGDDFLPARWDMLPADRYMIGSVQTVRGCPKHCSFCSVWRTDGQRPRQRMSDVVVQEIVELRRKGFRFILLADDNFYPVTQKDIELEERRNGARLPELRAIRAERFELLNRLAELPHDMVFFTQITMEAAEDLEYLKAMKRANVKGALVGVESVTEEGLKAVYKDFNSAGSELVDRLRRFVDHDVHILGSFIFGLPTDRPETFDSTVKLAAEARVDFAQFVTLTPFPGTVDFAQWEKEIGATCETIDGIPITRFWLIPRHKRPKLYLPHPSMSREEIRHRTQKVWNEFYSLARVWRRSRVTNRVRDRLAYVLISMLFPQMYANTGLATDSARTSRARQWARWLAKPCRRVFTAPPMPELEIPTRPQFV